Genomic segment of Pirellulales bacterium:
AAGCCGTGGCGATCGTCGCTCTTGATTTAATGGTGATCGACGATCGCTTTGCGCGGGCCACGCGCGAACGAATTCACGCCGCGACTGGAATTCCGGCCGAAGCGATTCTGCTCACCTGTTCGCACAGCCACAACGCTCCGGCCACAGGCGGACTGCGTGGCGTTGGCGAATGTGACCCGGTGTACGAAGATTTTGCGAGCCGGCAGGCTGCCAGCGCCGCCATCTGCGCTTGGCACAATCGCGTTCCGGCACACTTCGCGACAGCACATACTGACGTTGCTGACCTGGCTTACAATCGCACACGCGAGGCTGGACCTGTCGATACGCGGCTCACGACCCTGCGAGTCGATCGCGACGATGGCAATCCGCTGGCGATGGTTGTGAATTTTCAGGCCCACCCCTGTGTGCATACGATCCTTCGCCCCTTCGACGTCACGCGCGATGTGCCTGGGGAAATTTGCGAGCGGATCGAGCGAGCGATTCCCGGCGTCACGGCGATGTACATTCAGGGAGCCTGCGGCGACGTGAACTTTCAGGCCGCGTTCTCGACGCCCGAGCGTTGCCATGAGCCGGCCGAGCGAATCGCCGCGGCCGCGATTGAATGCCAGCCAAGTTCGCAACCGCTAGTCGATCCGCGTACCTCGGCGGTGGCCATGATCGCCCAAATTCCCACGCGCCGCTGGACGCGCGAGGAGATCAACGCCGACCGTCAGGAAGCCGAGCATCGCCTGGCCACGGGCGACACGACCGGGTGGCGCGAAGGAATGGGTCGTGTCATGACGAACCGGCCAGACGATATGATTGCCCGGCACGGCGGTGATGAGGCAAAGGCGGTCCGGGCAATGGCCCGCTTCAACGTCGAATGGACTGGCCAGATGCTCGCAGATTATGAAACTCGACCGGAATTCGTCGAAACCGAGGTCCAGGCGATCAGCATTAGCGATTTTGCGATCGTGGCGAATTCGTCGGAATTCTTTACGTCTCTCGCACTCGATGTACGTGAGAAGTCCGCAGCCTGCGAGTTGATGATCGCTTGCTATGCCAACGGCCGCATCGGGTACATGCCGGATGCCTATGACGTCGAGCGGCGGACCTACGCTGCTTTCCAATCCCCCAAATACTGCAACCAATTCCCGTTCACGGCCGAGTCGGGCCCGGCGATGTGTCGGGCGATGAACAAGGCCATTGCCAAGGCTGTGGCGAGAGGCTGATACCCTTGTCCGATACGACGATTACAAGCGTTCGCAATCCACGCGTCCAGGCGGCCGCCGGCCTGCGCGAGCGGCGCGAACGTGACCGGCAGCAGCGGATCCTGATCGATGGCGAACGCGAGCTAGCCCGAGCCTTGGATGCCGGCGTAAGGGCCGTCGAAGTTTTTCATTGCCTGGAAAACACTGCCGACAAGGGTAGCGCCGCGCTGCTTGCCCGTCTGGCCGCAACCGAAGCAGTATCGATCGCAGTCGCGCCTCACGTGTTTCAGCGTGTGGCTTATGGCGAAAGGTCGACGGGCTTGGTCGCGGTCGCCGAAACGCCGGATGCATCGCTCAATCGCTTAAAGCTGCCAGATATCCCGTTGATCGGCGTCATCGAGGGCTGCGAAAAGCCTGGCAACCTGGGAGCGGTCCTCCGCAGCGCCGACGCGGCCGGACTGTCGGCCGTAATCGTCGCCGATGGGGGTACAGACCTTTTTAATCCAAACGTGATTCGCGCGAGCTTGGGAACCGTCTTTACGATGCCTGTGGCCGTGGCACCTGCGGCCGATGTGCTGCAATTTTTGCGCGCGCACAAGCTAGCCATGATCGCAGCACGAGTTGACGCGAATCGTGACTACACGCAGGTCGATTATCGAACAGCAACGGCGATCATCTTGGGAAGCGAAGCGCACGGTCTGTCAACAGCGTGGCACGCGGCGGATGTCATTGCCGTACGATTGCCGATGCTGGGCGTGGCCGACAGCCTGAACGTATCGGCCACGGCCGCCGTGTTATTCTACGAAGCACTGCGGCAACGGACGTGAGTCGACGTCTACTCGTCCGTTACGCATCCTTCGCTCGCGCTCTTCACGTTCTTGATGTACTTGTAAAGCGTGCCGCGCGTTGCTTTGTAAGCCGGCTTCTTCCAGGCGGCACGGCGGGTGGCCAGTTCCTTCTCATCGAGAGCGACCGAAATCTTGTTGTTCTCGGCGTCGAGCGTGATAACGTCGCCGGTTTTCAACAGGCCGATCGGGCCCCCCTCTTGCGCCTCGGGCGTGACGTGACCGACAATAAATCCGTGCGATCCGCCCGAGAACCGCCCGTCGGTGATCAGTGCCACGTCCTTGCCGAGTCCAGCCCCCATAATCGCCGAGGTCGGGGTCAGCATCTCGGGCATGCCGGGCCCTCCCTTGGGCCCTTCGAAGCGGATCACGATCACGTCACCTTTCACGATCTCTTTCCGTTCCAAGGCGTGCAGCATGTCCTCTTCGCCGTCGTAGACCTTGGCCGGGCCGGTAAAGACCTGCCCTTCCTTGCCCGTAATCTTGGCCACGGCCCCCTCAGGCGCCAGATTGCCGCGAAGAATCTGAATGTGACCGGTTTTCTTGATCGGATTTTCGATCGTTTGCACGATCTGTTGCCCAGCCTTCAGGCCTGGCAGATTGCTCAAGTTTTCACCCAGCGTGCGACCAGTGACGGTCATGCAATCGCCGTCGAGCAAGC
This window contains:
- a CDS encoding TrmH family RNA methyltransferase, with translation MSDTTITSVRNPRVQAAAGLRERRERDRQQRILIDGERELARALDAGVRAVEVFHCLENTADKGSAALLARLAATEAVSIAVAPHVFQRVAYGERSTGLVAVAETPDASLNRLKLPDIPLIGVIEGCEKPGNLGAVLRSADAAGLSAVIVADGGTDLFNPNVIRASLGTVFTMPVAVAPAADVLQFLRAHKLAMIAARVDANRDYTQVDYRTATAIILGSEAHGLSTAWHAADVIAVRLPMLGVADSLNVSATAAVLFYEALRQRT